A stretch of the Sulfolobus acidocaldarius SUSAZ genome encodes the following:
- the egsA gene encoding glycerol-1-phosphate dehydrogenase (enantiomeric glycerophosphate synthase; catalyzes the production of glycerone phosphate from sn-glycerol-1-phosphate; important for the production of archaeal stereospecific glycerophosphate backbone of phospholipids), whose translation MEIKEHIINLPKHIYTGYGILDNFRNYLQTLNLPQPFLVITGPVIHQEIFSKRIEEHIKDFKYEVIIINKSDLSEAEKVEDIARQKGIKTILGVGGGTVIDIAKFTAYKIDREFISIPTSPSHDGITSPFAAIKGLGKPISIKAKEPLAIISDVEILASAPRRLINAGIGDTLGKITAVRDWRLAHKLRGEYYGDYTASLALMSARHALSCTKIINKDIRAGVRILTEALISSGVAMGMAGSTRPASGSEHLFAHAIELLYPNIGLHGELVALGTIMMAYIHGINWRRIRRAMKKIGLPVTSKQIGIPDEGIVKALTIAHSIRPERYTILGDRGLTWESAEKIARETGVIS comes from the coding sequence GTGGAAATCAAGGAACATATCATTAATTTACCTAAACATATCTACACTGGATACGGCATTTTAGACAATTTTAGAAATTACTTACAGACATTAAATTTACCTCAACCCTTTCTTGTGATTACAGGACCTGTAATACACCAAGAGATATTTTCAAAGAGAATAGAAGAGCATATCAAGGATTTCAAATATGAAGTAATAATAATAAACAAATCTGATTTATCTGAAGCGGAAAAAGTTGAGGATATTGCAAGACAAAAAGGCATAAAAACCATATTAGGAGTGGGAGGAGGTACAGTAATTGATATTGCGAAGTTTACAGCATATAAGATAGATAGAGAATTTATTAGCATTCCTACTTCGCCATCTCACGATGGTATTACATCACCCTTTGCTGCAATAAAAGGGCTTGGGAAACCTATCTCGATTAAAGCAAAGGAACCTCTAGCTATAATCTCTGATGTGGAGATCTTAGCCTCAGCCCCAAGAAGATTAATAAACGCAGGCATAGGTGATACGTTAGGTAAGATCACTGCAGTTAGGGATTGGAGATTGGCTCATAAGTTGAGGGGTGAATATTATGGAGACTATACTGCCTCTCTGGCTTTAATGTCGGCAAGGCATGCATTATCATGTACTAAGATTATTAATAAGGATATAAGGGCAGGGGTAAGGATCTTAACAGAAGCATTAATTAGTAGTGGAGTTGCAATGGGTATGGCTGGTAGCACTAGACCAGCTAGTGGGTCTGAGCACCTTTTTGCTCATGCAATCGAATTGCTTTATCCTAATATTGGTCTTCATGGGGAATTGGTGGCTCTAGGAACTATTATGATGGCATATATACATGGAATAAATTGGAGGAGAATTAGAAGAGCTATGAAAAAAATTGGTCTACCGGTAACGTCAAAACAGATAGGAATACCGGATGAAGGAATAGTAAAAGCATTAACAATTGCACATAGTATAAGACCTGAGAGATATACAATTTTAGGTGACAGAGGTTTAACGTGGGAGTCTGCAGAGAAAATAGCCAGAGAGACGGGAGTTATAAGTTAA
- a CDS encoding peptidylprolyl isomerase, producing MFKDKDFVYIDYVAKVKDTGEIFDTTIEEEAKKANIYSNNVKYEPKLVILGEHSLISGLEEAIYQMNAGEEKEVEIPPEKAYGKKDPTKVRIVSLGDLKKRGVNPYPNMMVRFTDGSVATVKSVTGGRVVLDFNHPLADKTVVYKVKVVKVLQDEKDKVKAVLEKWLGKNNADKFGIELGEDKKNLKITVPKDYYKVEDFQLVIYMLARDIITYVLPESVVSFIENFQKDTFS from the coding sequence ATGTTTAAGGATAAAGATTTTGTCTATATTGATTATGTTGCTAAGGTAAAAGATACCGGAGAGATTTTCGATACTACAATAGAAGAGGAAGCTAAGAAGGCTAACATTTATAGTAACAATGTAAAGTACGAACCAAAACTTGTGATACTAGGCGAACATTCATTAATTTCTGGATTGGAAGAGGCTATATATCAAATGAATGCAGGAGAAGAAAAGGAGGTTGAAATACCACCAGAAAAAGCATATGGAAAGAAAGATCCTACTAAGGTAAGAATTGTATCCCTAGGCGATCTTAAGAAGAGGGGAGTAAACCCCTATCCAAATATGATGGTAAGATTTACAGACGGTTCTGTTGCGACAGTGAAAAGTGTCACAGGGGGAAGGGTAGTTTTAGACTTCAATCATCCGTTGGCAGACAAAACAGTCGTCTATAAGGTTAAAGTAGTTAAGGTTTTGCAAGACGAGAAGGACAAGGTTAAGGCTGTTTTAGAGAAGTGGCTTGGGAAAAACAATGCGGATAAGTTCGGTATAGAATTGGGAGAGGATAAAAAGAATTTGAAAATTACTGTCCCTAAGGACTATTATAAGGTTGAAGATTTTCAATTAGTTATTTACATGCTAGCGAGGGATATCATAACCTATGTGTTACCAGAGTCTGTAGTATCCTTTATTGAGAATTTCCAAAAAGATACTTTTAGTTAA
- the rpl37e gene encoding 50S ribosomal protein L37 (contains a zinc finger motif), producing MKGTPSFGKMNKTPTHVRCRRCGRNSFNARKGYCAACGFGRSKKIRRYSWQNKKVNGVRLV from the coding sequence ATGAAAGGAACGCCGTCATTTGGTAAGATGAATAAAACACCAACTCATGTAAGATGTAGACGTTGTGGAAGAAATAGCTTTAATGCCAGAAAAGGTTATTGTGCGGCTTGTGGATTTGGAAGAAGTAAGAAAATAAGAAGGTACAGTTGGCAGAACAAAAAAGTAAATGGAGTGAGATTAGTATAA
- a CDS encoding spermidine synthase, translating to MFEWTWHLEWQTPQEFHAHAIKRILIEERSEFQRVILAELFRFGKALIIDGKIQSTLADEFIYHESLVHPLLISLEDPENILILGGGEGATLREALRYKSVRKVTMVDIDPVVIKFAKQNLQEWHMGSFDDSRTNLVIGDGYKFVKETNERYNAIILDLTDPIQDSPSQLLYTSEFYRDLKSIISPNGGLVTQATSPSFSLDTFSIIYSTLKTVFKNVSAGITYVPSFDGLWGFIYASDVTNPAHLNRNQINDRIKERVTGSLRFYDGETHEMLFRVPKYIREKIENEKRVSTRENPVATPA from the coding sequence ATGTTCGAATGGACTTGGCATCTAGAATGGCAGACGCCACAAGAATTTCATGCACATGCAATTAAGAGGATATTAATAGAGGAGAGAAGTGAATTTCAGCGAGTCATATTAGCTGAACTGTTTAGATTTGGAAAAGCACTAATTATAGATGGTAAGATTCAATCCACATTAGCTGATGAGTTCATATATCATGAATCGTTAGTTCATCCTCTTCTTATATCCCTAGAAGATCCTGAAAATATTCTTATACTAGGTGGCGGAGAGGGAGCCACACTTAGGGAAGCACTTAGATACAAAAGTGTGAGAAAAGTTACAATGGTAGATATAGATCCCGTTGTGATAAAATTTGCAAAGCAAAACCTACAAGAATGGCATATGGGAAGCTTTGATGATAGTAGAACTAATCTGGTAATAGGAGACGGATATAAATTTGTTAAGGAAACTAATGAAAGATATAATGCGATTATACTAGATTTGACAGACCCTATACAGGATTCACCTTCACAATTACTCTATACAAGCGAATTTTACAGAGATTTGAAGAGTATAATTAGCCCCAACGGTGGTCTAGTAACACAAGCTACCTCTCCATCCTTTAGTTTAGACACCTTTTCCATTATATATAGTACACTAAAAACTGTATTCAAAAATGTGAGTGCAGGTATAACTTATGTACCCTCTTTTGACGGACTATGGGGATTTATATATGCTTCTGATGTGACAAATCCAGCTCATCTAAATAGGAACCAGATAAATGACAGAATTAAAGAGAGAGTTACAGGTTCTTTACGTTTCTACGACGGAGAAACACATGAAATGTTATTTAGAGTACCTAAGTATATAAGAGAAAAAATAGAAAACGAAAAAAGAGTTTCAACTCGTGAGAATCCAGTAGCTACACCAGCATAA
- a CDS encoding S-adenosyl-L-homocysteine hydrolase, translated as MNYRVKDLSLAEQGRKQIEWAELHMPALMEIRKRFKAEKPLDGIRIGAVLHVTKETAVLVETLKAGGAEIALAGSNPLSTQDDVAAGLAKNGIHVYAWRGETEKDYYDNIREILKYEPHVIMDDGGDLHAYVHENNLTSKIVGGTEETTTGVIRLKAMEEEKVLKYAVIAVNNAFTKYLFDNRIGTGQSTIDGILRATNILIAGKVAVVIGYGWVGRGIASRFKGMGARVIVVESSPFRALEALMDGFDVMTMNKASEIGDIFVTATGNLNVVSRDHILRMKDGAILANSGHFNVEIDIKGLKEISVETREVRQNLEEYKLRNGKRIYLLADGRLVNLVAAEGHPSEVMDLSFCNQALSVEHLVKNKGRLENKVYNVPIEIDEQVARLKLKALGIEIEELTTEQKEYIKQWKYGT; from the coding sequence ATGAACTATAGAGTTAAAGACCTAAGTTTAGCTGAGCAGGGAAGAAAGCAGATAGAATGGGCTGAATTGCATATGCCAGCCCTAATGGAAATTAGAAAAAGATTCAAAGCTGAAAAGCCCCTAGATGGAATAAGAATAGGTGCGGTGCTTCATGTAACCAAAGAGACAGCAGTATTAGTTGAAACACTTAAAGCTGGAGGCGCTGAAATAGCTCTAGCTGGTAGTAATCCATTGTCTACACAAGACGATGTAGCTGCAGGATTAGCTAAGAACGGAATTCATGTTTACGCATGGAGAGGGGAGACAGAAAAGGATTATTATGATAACATAAGAGAGATCTTGAAATATGAACCACATGTTATTATGGATGACGGAGGAGATCTTCATGCATATGTTCATGAGAATAATTTAACGTCTAAAATTGTTGGAGGTACTGAAGAGACAACCACAGGAGTAATTAGACTAAAAGCAATGGAAGAAGAAAAGGTTTTAAAATACGCTGTTATTGCAGTAAACAACGCTTTTACAAAATATCTTTTTGATAATAGAATAGGAACAGGACAAAGTACTATCGATGGAATCCTACGAGCTACAAATATTCTGATTGCCGGAAAAGTTGCAGTAGTGATAGGTTATGGATGGGTGGGAAGAGGTATAGCAAGCAGATTTAAGGGAATGGGTGCTAGAGTAATTGTAGTAGAATCATCTCCATTTAGAGCGTTGGAGGCGTTAATGGACGGATTTGACGTAATGACCATGAATAAAGCTTCTGAAATCGGAGATATATTTGTAACAGCAACTGGTAACCTCAATGTAGTTAGTAGAGATCATATACTAAGAATGAAGGATGGTGCAATTCTAGCAAATTCTGGACACTTTAACGTTGAGATTGATATTAAAGGATTGAAAGAGATTAGCGTGGAAACTAGAGAAGTTAGACAAAACTTAGAAGAATATAAACTTAGAAATGGAAAAAGAATATACTTACTTGCAGATGGTAGACTTGTAAATCTTGTGGCAGCAGAAGGACATCCTAGTGAGGTCATGGATTTGAGTTTCTGTAACCAGGCTTTGTCAGTAGAGCATTTAGTTAAAAATAAGGGAAGATTAGAAAATAAGGTCTACAACGTTCCCATAGAGATAGATGAACAAGTAGCCAGACTAAAACTTAAAGCGTTAGGAATAGAGATAGAAGAACTAACTACGGAGCAAAAAGAGTATATAAAACAATGGAAGTATGGAACATAA
- a CDS encoding exonuclease, with the protein MPKLIPVLHNVTSAQKLIDFAKLVFSLNINYLVATKVGGVASNVGVPEVNKLAFKLGKTFISLPDLKDAIELLSPDLVVLLTSQAQKILEPQVFNDKNKIMLVFSGIENGFSKIDLSLGENYKLRNIDVEISPIASIAVIHSCILHEEFKNG; encoded by the coding sequence ATGCCTAAGTTGATCCCAGTTTTACATAATGTTACGAGTGCACAAAAGCTAATCGACTTTGCTAAGCTAGTATTTAGTTTAAATATAAACTATTTAGTTGCAACTAAAGTAGGTGGAGTAGCCTCAAATGTAGGTGTACCTGAAGTCAATAAGTTGGCCTTCAAATTAGGTAAAACGTTTATATCATTACCAGATTTAAAAGACGCAATAGAACTTTTATCACCAGATCTAGTTGTTCTTCTAACCAGCCAGGCTCAAAAAATTTTAGAGCCTCAGGTTTTTAATGACAAAAATAAGATTATGTTAGTATTTTCTGGTATAGAAAATGGTTTCTCTAAGATAGACCTAAGTCTGGGTGAAAATTATAAACTTAGAAATATAGATGTGGAGATTTCCCCAATTGCATCTATAGCCGTTATTCATTCATGTATTTTACACGAAGAGTTTAAAAACGGGTAA
- a CDS encoding modification methylase — MSPVKVIDLFSGAGGFSLGFNREPFEIKLSVDINHAAARTYSINFPNTIVIEDDIRSIIGRDIKYLIGGEPDIIIGSPPCEPFTGANPSRRSDPLERLFVDERGQLTLEFIRIVGELKPKIFVMENVPSIANIDVIRSSIEGEFLRIGYPKVYFNILRAEDLGNPSRRTRVFVSNVKFKQQKSARLNTVWNAIGDLAEKPNLLPNHEITEVSEEKIRKFARLDFGDYLSMFKGSSGRNIPLYIRLNPYRIAPTVMGNSRFIHPFENRFLTVREQARLMSYPDDHVFVGNRDEQYNQVGESVPVVFSTTIAREIMGILYA, encoded by the coding sequence GTGAGTCCAGTAAAAGTTATTGATTTATTTAGTGGGGCTGGAGGTTTTTCTTTAGGATTTAACCGTGAACCTTTTGAAATAAAGTTATCAGTAGATATAAATCATGCAGCAGCAAGAACTTATTCAATTAATTTTCCAAATACGATAGTTATAGAGGATGATATAAGAAGTATAATAGGTCGAGATATTAAGTATCTAATAGGAGGGGAACCAGATATAATAATTGGTAGCCCTCCCTGTGAGCCATTTACAGGGGCAAACCCATCAAGAAGGTCTGATCCATTAGAGAGACTCTTTGTGGATGAGAGAGGTCAGCTAACATTAGAATTTATAAGAATAGTAGGGGAGTTGAAACCTAAAATTTTCGTAATGGAAAATGTTCCATCTATTGCAAACATTGATGTTATCAGGTCTTCAATTGAGGGAGAGTTTTTAAGAATAGGTTACCCTAAAGTTTATTTTAACATACTGCGAGCAGAAGATTTAGGAAATCCATCTAGGCGAACTAGAGTTTTTGTATCTAATGTTAAGTTTAAACAGCAAAAGAGTGCTAGGCTAAACACAGTATGGAACGCTATAGGGGATCTAGCTGAAAAACCAAATCTTTTGCCTAACCATGAAATAACTGAAGTTAGCGAGGAGAAAATAAGAAAGTTTGCTAGGCTAGATTTTGGAGACTATTTAAGTATGTTTAAAGGTTCCTCAGGCAGGAATATACCGTTATATATAAGACTAAATCCGTATAGAATAGCTCCCACGGTGATGGGAAATTCTAGGTTCATTCATCCATTTGAAAATAGGTTCCTTACTGTCAGAGAACAAGCAAGGTTAATGAGCTATCCTGATGACCATGTATTTGTAGGTAATAGAGACGAACAATATAATCAGGTAGGCGAATCAGTTCCAGTAGTCTTTTCTACCACAATTGCCCGAGAAATAATGGGTATATTATATGCCTAA
- a CDS encoding transcription factor: MTSDIENIVLNLAKELVGDEALGLLKYLIGKKSEITDEEIAKELNTKPNEVRKYLYLLSDHGLVTYRKTKDKDSNLYIYYWKVNVNQINEILLSRKRLILEKLRNRYEQEKDGLFYFCPQDNIKYSFDEAIENEFKCLKCGTSLSQYDSEKARSFLEQKIKQIEEEINKEIRRESSKSY; encoded by the coding sequence CTGACAAGTGATATAGAAAATATAGTGCTTAATTTGGCTAAAGAGCTAGTTGGGGATGAAGCTTTAGGCTTACTTAAATACTTAATCGGAAAGAAATCAGAAATAACTGATGAGGAGATCGCTAAGGAGTTGAACACAAAACCTAATGAAGTAAGAAAATATCTTTATTTATTATCTGACCATGGTTTAGTCACTTATCGTAAGACCAAAGATAAAGACTCAAACCTATACATATATTACTGGAAGGTAAACGTAAATCAGATAAATGAAATTCTTCTGTCCAGGAAGAGGCTTATTTTAGAGAAACTTAGAAATAGATATGAGCAAGAGAAGGATGGACTATTTTATTTCTGTCCACAGGATAACATAAAATATTCTTTCGATGAAGCAATAGAAAATGAATTCAAGTGCCTGAAGTGTGGAACTTCTTTATCACAGTACGATTCTGAGAAAGCTAGGAGCTTTCTTGAGCAAAAAATTAAACAGATAGAGGAGGAAATAAACAAAGAGATTAGACGTGAGTCCAGTAAAAGTTATTGA
- a CDS encoding tRNA methyltransferase (catalyzes the S-adenosyl-methionine-dependent 2'-O-ribose methylation of C56 in tRNA transcripts), giving the protein MYILRLGHRPERDKRITTHVTLVARAFGAKGIFIDVKDINLKSKVDRVLEVWGGKSYFKVEFVDNPKKIVKSWREKGGLVVHLTMYGKMIDDMIDEITKASKNFTLPLLVVIGSEKVEGWYYYNSDYNIGIGNQPHSEVSALAIFLDRIYKGEELYIHFSDAKFYIIPQLKGKRVVKTDK; this is encoded by the coding sequence ATCTATATTTTAAGACTAGGACATAGACCAGAGAGAGATAAGAGAATAACCACCCATGTTACTTTGGTAGCGAGAGCCTTTGGAGCTAAAGGCATATTTATAGACGTAAAGGATATTAATCTCAAAAGTAAGGTCGATAGAGTACTGGAAGTATGGGGAGGTAAATCTTATTTTAAGGTAGAGTTCGTGGATAATCCTAAAAAAATAGTTAAGTCTTGGAGGGAGAAAGGAGGTTTAGTAGTTCATCTAACTATGTATGGTAAAATGATAGATGATATGATAGATGAGATAACTAAGGCTAGTAAGAATTTTACGTTACCACTTCTAGTTGTCATAGGTTCAGAAAAGGTGGAGGGATGGTATTATTACAACTCAGATTATAATATAGGTATAGGAAATCAGCCACACTCTGAGGTTTCAGCACTAGCTATCTTTCTAGACAGGATTTATAAGGGTGAAGAACTATATATACATTTTAGTGATGCCAAATTCTACATTATTCCTCAACTAAAGGGGAAACGGGTGGTGAAAACTGACAAGTGA